The Episyrphus balteatus chromosome 4, idEpiBalt1.1, whole genome shotgun sequence genome includes a window with the following:
- the LOC129918535 gene encoding uncharacterized protein LOC129918535, with translation MTEEQQHHQETSASPQSQRKSPPKDRKNINDLRNQDYVSRLLAATPPYLYSAPVGPNNFFFSDMLKSLVQARNNENARNLQMQQAAVMARRPRKRSWSQHRPYYEQLRERKGLDEKIQIPEKPLELTNKQFLPMSAVKYHKTDTATKELICSKELNECGSREGQTILQDSPAAASLPPQDLVLPPPPPVWYPPIYPPYGIDPLHFFIDLRVSGHIYDRKKGNVSPLANAENNSLATDSEAPGKYRHGSAFSVPVPRSESKGSAAINLSSSSSSASETSNKLDNYAKYYDLGETKENLPSPKSSSNYMLQNLPRLYGQFASATKALNDENSYENDKSDQDCEDSIDEHSCGNYRDNSSHIDVEMIESTKFQNEGITSACASPEESKENDLID, from the coding sequence ATGACCGAAGAACAACAGCATCACCAAGAAACTTCAGCTTCCCCACAAAGTCAAAGAAAGTCTCCACCAAAGGATCGCAAGAATATAAACGATCTTCGAAATCAAGATTATGTGAGTCGTCTTTTAGCAGCTACACCACCATACTTATATTCAGCACCAGTTGggccaaataattttttcttcagtgATATGTTAAAATCTCTTGTTCAAGCCAGAAATAATGAAAATGCCCGTAACCTGCAAATGCAACAAGCTGCAGTAATGGCCAGAAGGCCACGGAAACGTTCTTGGAGTCAACACAGACCGTACTATGAACAGTTAAGGGAACGGAAGGGTCttgatgaaaaaattcaaattcctgAAAAACCTCTTGAACTTACAAACAAGCAATTCTTACCTATGTCAGCTGTAAAGTATCATAAAACTGATACTGCTACAAAGGAATTGATTTGCAGTAAGGAATTGAACGAGTGTGGTTCCCGTGAAGGTCAAACTATTTTGCAAGATAGCCCAGCAGCAGCATCTTTACCTCCACAGGACCTAGTTCTTCCTCCTCCACCTCCTGTTTGGTATCCACCTATCTATCCTCCATATGGAATCGATCCTCTTCACTTCTTTATTGACTTACGAGTATCTGGCCATATTTACGACCGAAAGAAGGGAAATGTTTCACCTTTGGCTAATGCGGAAAACAATTCACTTGCAACCGATTCCGAAGCGCCGGGTAAATATAGACATGGTTCCGCATTTTCAGTTCCAGTTCCTCGAAGTGAGTCTAAAGGCTCTGCAGCAATAAACTTgtcttcatcttcttcttctgcATCGGAAACATCAAACAAGCTTGATAACTATGCAAAGTACTATGATTTAGGTGAAACCAAAGAGAATCTACCCAGTCCAAAAAGCAGTTCTAATTATATGCTTCAAAACCTACCACGGCTCTATGGTCAATTTGCATCAGCTACGAAAGCTCTAAATGATGAAAACTCGTATGAGAACGACAAATCAGATCAAGACTGCGAAGATTCAATAGATGAACATAGTTGTGGAAATTACAGAGACAATTCATCTCATATTGATGTGGAAATGATCGAGTCAACAAAATTTCAGAACGAAGGCATTACCAGTGCATGTGCTAGTCCCGAAGAATCCAAAGAAAACGATCtcattgattga